In Bacteroidetes bacterium GWF2_43_63, a single window of DNA contains:
- a CDS encoding four helix bundle protein — translation MKEFDFQKLDVYKKAKLFHKQMKSFISETKLERYVKDQLGRASFSVILNIAEGSSRFSKPDRKHFFVVARGSLFECVAVLDEMNDDNLLETSKYEALLSDADELSRMLYSMIVNLS, via the coding sequence ATGAAAGAGTTTGATTTTCAAAAGCTTGATGTATATAAAAAAGCTAAACTATTTCACAAACAAATGAAGAGTTTCATAAGTGAAACTAAATTAGAGCGATACGTGAAAGACCAGTTGGGGAGAGCCTCATTTAGCGTTATATTGAATATAGCTGAGGGTTCAAGCCGTTTTTCAAAACCAGATCGAAAGCATTTTTTTGTTGTCGCCAGAGGTTCCTTGTTTGAATGTGTTGCGGTTTTGGATGAAATGAACGATGATAATCTTCTTGAAACCAGCAAGTATGAAGCACTTTTATCTGATGCTGACGAGCTGTCGCGTATGTTGTATTCTATGATTGTGAACCTGTCTTAA
- a CDS encoding cation acetate symporter, with protein MIYEVSTTAIIIFLIFVASVLSLSFYFGRKAKSASGYYAAGGNIHWFVNGIAFAGDYLSAASFLGICGMIAFFGYDGFLYSVGYLAGWVVALFLVAEPLKRLGKYTFADALDAKFNSPAIKLTAAISTLVVSLFYLIPQMVGAGVLVTPLLGFPHWVGVVLVGSIVILIVATAGMTSTTYVQFIKGGLLIIFSIIVVFYVLNVGLKTKPSADYHNFVTLPVEMQDGKVTALSDNSYKILAQHDEKDMSFVKLEKNGFVNWWKVNTKGEKPVLEEALSIIVSPDGKKLYNGAPKEDRRFFQVGHIKKLVYKGKEVQETGPLSPLAFIKTIEESEIVRFPKKAFNDGNDKVTVFYQVVTSGKDIVKPGLFYKLDEGASFWTRLDFLSLMLALFLGTSALPHILIRYYTVPSQRAARKSTVVAIAAIGLFYMLTLYMGSGAMVNGGLDVDNSNMSAPLLAKTFGITIFAIISAIAFATILGTVSGLIVAASGAVAHDLMDKYMNRQMTEKQKVQAGRIVAVIVGIIAIVLGIVFQKQNVNFLVGLAFAIAASANLPAILMLLFWKKTTAKGISWAIVVGMVTALGIILLSPTMYEIYGLPKENAPIPLANPGIFSIPLGFLTLIVVSLASRKKKIQADA; from the coding sequence ATGATTTATGAAGTATCTACTACAGCTATAATTATTTTCCTCATTTTTGTTGCTTCAGTACTTAGTTTGTCTTTTTATTTCGGACGTAAGGCAAAATCAGCCAGCGGTTATTACGCAGCTGGAGGAAATATTCACTGGTTTGTAAACGGAATCGCTTTTGCCGGCGATTATTTGTCAGCAGCATCATTCCTTGGTATTTGTGGAATGATTGCGTTTTTTGGTTATGACGGTTTTCTGTATTCGGTTGGATATCTTGCAGGCTGGGTTGTAGCTTTATTTCTGGTAGCCGAGCCACTTAAAAGACTTGGTAAATACACTTTCGCCGATGCACTCGATGCAAAATTCAATTCCCCGGCCATTAAACTCACTGCAGCTATCTCAACGCTTGTTGTGTCATTATTCTACCTGATTCCGCAAATGGTGGGTGCTGGTGTTCTTGTAACACCTTTGCTGGGATTTCCGCATTGGGTTGGCGTTGTTTTAGTAGGGTCAATTGTAATCCTGATTGTTGCAACTGCAGGTATGACTTCGACCACATACGTACAATTTATCAAAGGTGGTTTGCTGATTATTTTCTCCATTATTGTAGTATTCTATGTATTAAATGTTGGCCTTAAAACCAAACCCAGCGCTGATTACCACAATTTTGTTACTCTGCCTGTTGAAATGCAGGACGGAAAAGTAACAGCTCTGTCCGATAACTCATATAAGATATTGGCTCAACACGACGAGAAAGATATGAGCTTTGTGAAGCTCGAAAAAAACGGTTTTGTAAATTGGTGGAAAGTCAACACTAAAGGCGAAAAACCTGTTCTGGAAGAAGCTTTATCTATTATTGTTTCACCAGATGGTAAAAAGCTCTATAATGGTGCTCCTAAAGAAGATAGAAGGTTCTTTCAGGTTGGTCATATCAAAAAATTGGTTTACAAAGGAAAAGAAGTCCAGGAAACCGGACCTTTGAGTCCTCTTGCCTTTATTAAAACCATTGAAGAAAGCGAAATTGTTCGTTTCCCGAAAAAAGCTTTTAATGACGGCAATGATAAGGTTACAGTTTTTTATCAGGTTGTTACATCTGGAAAAGACATAGTGAAACCAGGCCTTTTTTATAAACTCGACGAAGGTGCATCGTTTTGGACCCGCCTTGATTTTCTGTCGCTCATGCTGGCGTTGTTCCTTGGAACATCGGCGTTGCCTCATATTCTGATTCGTTACTACACCGTGCCCAGCCAAAGAGCTGCACGTAAATCAACTGTTGTTGCTATTGCCGCAATTGGTCTTTTTTATATGCTTACCCTGTATATGGGTTCAGGTGCTATGGTTAATGGCGGTCTGGATGTTGACAACAGCAATATGTCAGCTCCTTTGCTGGCAAAAACCTTTGGAATTACCATCTTTGCTATAATTTCAGCCATTGCTTTTGCAACAATACTTGGAACTGTCAGCGGTCTTATTGTTGCAGCTTCGGGTGCTGTGGCTCATGACCTTATGGACAAATATATGAATCGGCAAATGACCGAAAAACAAAAAGTCCAAGCCGGTCGAATTGTTGCTGTTATTGTTGGTATTATTGCTATTGTACTCGGTATAGTTTTTCAGAAACAAAATGTTAATTTCCTTGTTGGACTTGCTTTTGCCATTGCGGCCTCGGCAAACCTTCCGGCTATTCTTATGTTGCTTTTCTGGAAAAAAACAACGGCAAAAGGTATTTCTTGGGCTATCGTAGTTGGTATGGTAACGGCTTTGGGAATTATCCTTCTGTCACCAACCATGTATGAAATATATGGCCTCCCCAAGGAAAATGCTCCCATTCCTCTTGCAAACCCTGGTATTTTCTCAATTCCACTCGGATTCCTTACTCTTATTGTGGTGTCTCTGGCTTCACGTAAAAAGAAAATACAAGCCGATGCTTGA
- a CDS encoding metalloprotease: protein MKWQGRQGSSNVEDRRGKSKGLLGGGIGTIVVVIIIYLLGGDPSGIIQNATQNPTQSSEEYKPSAKEQELADFSSVVLKETEETWTKLFSENGKTYRLPKLVLFTDAVQSGCGSASANSGPFYCPADEKVYIDLSFFEELGTRFGAPGDFAMAYVIAHEVGHHIQLLLGINEKYESYRDRLSETEFNKMTVKLELQADYFAGVWAHYAERMNLLEEGDLEEALNAASAIGDDRLQKKSQGHVNPDTFTHGTSEQRSRWFLKGFRSGNMNGGDTFAASSL, encoded by the coding sequence ATGAAGTGGCAAGGCAGACAAGGAAGTTCGAACGTTGAAGACCGTCGTGGAAAATCCAAAGGACTTTTGGGCGGCGGAATCGGTACCATCGTCGTTGTTATAATCATTTATCTGCTGGGAGGCGACCCTTCCGGTATTATACAGAATGCCACGCAAAACCCAACGCAATCAAGCGAAGAATATAAACCTTCGGCTAAAGAGCAGGAACTGGCCGATTTTTCATCCGTGGTTTTGAAAGAAACTGAAGAAACCTGGACAAAGCTGTTTTCCGAAAATGGTAAAACCTACCGCCTGCCAAAGCTTGTTCTGTTTACCGACGCTGTTCAATCGGGTTGTGGTTCGGCAAGTGCCAATTCAGGCCCTTTCTATTGTCCAGCCGATGAAAAAGTATATATCGATCTGAGTTTCTTCGAGGAGCTGGGCACTCGTTTTGGCGCTCCGGGCGACTTTGCTATGGCCTACGTTATTGCACACGAAGTCGGTCATCATATTCAGCTTCTGCTTGGAATAAATGAGAAATACGAATCCTATCGCGACCGACTGAGCGAAACGGAATTCAATAAAATGACGGTGAAACTTGAACTGCAGGCCGACTATTTTGCCGGTGTCTGGGCGCATTATGCCGAACGCATGAATCTGCTTGAGGAAGGCGATCTCGAAGAAGCCCTCAACGCAGCCAGTGCCATCGGAGACGACCGTCTGCAGAAAAAATCACAGGGACATGTAAACCCCGATACGTTCACCCATGGCACATCGGAACAGCGCAGCCGCTGGTTCCTCAAAGGGTTCCGCTCCGGCAACATGAATGGCGGCGATACATTTGCAGCTAGCTCTTTATAA
- a CDS encoding antifreeze protein, which translates to MGLLGKIKGEFIDIIQWLDPTNDTIIHRFERFNNQIKYGAKLTVRESQMAVFINEGQIADVFGPGMYTLETQNVPILSTLKGWKYGFNSPFLAEVYFINTKNFTDRKWGTKNPIMMRDAEFGMVRLRAFGNYQFRVGDPAKFIKEIAGTDGAFTTDEIEGQIKDIIMTRFTDYVAEAKIPVLDLASNYNELSKGIQEHIKPELDEYGLNLTKFLIENISLPPEVEAMIDKRSSMGIVGDLNQFTKFQTANAIEEAAKNPGGDAGAGMGMGMGFAMANQMSQTLNQPNQQQQQAPPPPLIQYFVAVNGQQTGPFPMPTLQQMVQQGSLTKETMVWTNGMANWEPAGQVQAIAGIFPVTPPPMPPQL; encoded by the coding sequence ATGGGACTTCTCGGAAAAATTAAAGGCGAATTTATTGATATCATTCAATGGCTCGATCCGACCAATGATACTATTATTCACCGATTTGAAAGGTTTAACAACCAGATAAAATACGGCGCGAAACTTACTGTTCGCGAATCACAAATGGCTGTGTTCATCAACGAAGGCCAGATTGCCGATGTCTTTGGACCTGGCATGTACACCCTTGAAACTCAGAATGTCCCTATTCTTTCTACTCTGAAAGGATGGAAATACGGTTTCAACAGCCCTTTCCTGGCCGAAGTTTATTTTATCAATACCAAGAATTTCACCGACCGCAAATGGGGAACGAAAAATCCCATCATGATGCGTGATGCTGAATTCGGAATGGTGCGCCTCCGTGCTTTCGGAAACTATCAGTTCAGAGTAGGCGATCCGGCCAAATTCATTAAGGAAATTGCTGGTACCGATGGCGCTTTCACTACCGACGAAATCGAAGGTCAGATAAAAGATATTATCATGACCCGTTTCACTGACTATGTTGCTGAAGCCAAGATTCCGGTACTCGATCTTGCCTCGAATTATAATGAGCTTTCGAAAGGAATTCAGGAGCATATTAAACCTGAACTCGATGAGTATGGCTTGAATCTGACCAAATTTTTGATCGAGAATATTTCGCTTCCGCCTGAAGTTGAAGCGATGATCGACAAGCGTTCGAGCATGGGCATTGTGGGTGATTTGAATCAATTCACCAAATTCCAGACTGCCAACGCTATTGAAGAAGCTGCCAAAAATCCTGGTGGCGATGCCGGTGCCGGAATGGGCATGGGTATGGGCTTCGCGATGGCCAACCAGATGTCGCAAACACTCAATCAGCCAAATCAGCAACAGCAACAAGCTCCGCCACCACCGCTGATTCAGTATTTTGTGGCTGTGAATGGACAGCAAACCGGTCCTTTCCCGATGCCTACTTTGCAGCAGATGGTTCAGCAAGGCTCCCTCACCAAGGAAACCATGGTGTGGACCAATGGAATGGCCAACTGGGAACCAGCAGGTCAGGTGCAGGCAATTGCAGGAATTTTTCCTGTAACTCCGCCTCCCATGCCGCCGCAGTTATAA
- a CDS encoding 30S ribosomal protein S1 → METPAATTAVVEEFNWDAIGKKDQIYSAAEREKLEGLYVKTLSQITEKEVIDGTVIAKTDREIFVNIGFKSDGVIAANELRYNPDLKIGDVIEVYVESQEDGTGQLILSHKKARLLKAWDRINVLYETGEVIKGEVKCRTKGGLIVDVFGIEAFLPGSQIDVKPIRDYDVFVGKIMDFKIVKVNNEFKNVVVSHKALIEDELEAQKAEIIAKLEKGQVLEGTVKNITSYGVFIDLGGVDGLIHITDLSWGRINRPEEIVELDQKLNVVILDFDESKKRIALGLKQLTAHPWDSLDTELKVGDKVKGRVVVLADYGAFVEIATGVEGLIHVSEMSWSQHLRSAQDFLKVGDEVEAIILSLDREERKMSLGIKQLIPDPWVDIKDRYPINSRHKATVRNFTNFGVFVELEEGVDGLIHISDLSWSKKIKHPAEFTKIGEEIEVVVLDVDVENRRLSLGHKQLEENPWDVFETIFSIDSIHKGTIIEKNDKGAVVSLPYGVEGYAPNRHLQKEDGSKAEMDEVLDFKVIEFSKESRKIVVSHSKIFQEVKEDRKREAPEKRQDDSFSKAKPNADKETLGDLDIFANLKGTKKAPKATPEDGSEGEE, encoded by the coding sequence CTGGAAACACCGGCTGCAACAACCGCAGTAGTTGAAGAATTCAATTGGGATGCGATCGGAAAGAAAGACCAGATTTATTCAGCTGCAGAGCGTGAAAAACTGGAAGGTCTCTACGTAAAAACCCTGAGCCAGATTACAGAAAAAGAAGTGATTGATGGTACCGTCATTGCCAAAACCGATCGCGAAATTTTCGTAAACATCGGCTTCAAATCCGACGGTGTTATCGCCGCCAACGAACTTCGTTACAATCCCGATCTGAAAATCGGTGATGTTATTGAAGTTTATGTTGAAAGTCAGGAAGATGGCACTGGACAGCTTATCCTGTCGCACAAAAAAGCGCGCCTGCTCAAGGCATGGGATCGCATCAACGTGCTGTATGAAACCGGCGAAGTCATCAAAGGTGAGGTTAAATGCCGCACCAAGGGTGGTCTTATTGTCGACGTATTCGGCATTGAGGCATTCCTCCCGGGTTCACAGATCGATGTGAAACCAATCCGCGATTACGACGTTTTTGTCGGTAAAATCATGGATTTCAAAATTGTGAAAGTCAACAATGAATTCAAAAACGTTGTTGTTTCTCACAAAGCGCTTATCGAAGACGAACTCGAAGCCCAGAAGGCAGAAATCATTGCCAAGCTCGAAAAAGGTCAGGTACTCGAAGGTACAGTCAAAAACATCACATCCTATGGCGTATTTATCGACCTGGGTGGTGTTGATGGTCTTATCCACATTACCGATCTTAGCTGGGGACGTATCAATCGCCCGGAAGAAATTGTTGAACTTGACCAGAAACTCAATGTGGTTATTCTCGATTTCGACGAAAGCAAAAAACGTATCGCTCTTGGTCTGAAACAGCTCACCGCCCATCCTTGGGATTCACTCGACACCGAACTCAAAGTTGGTGACAAGGTGAAAGGTCGTGTTGTTGTTCTGGCTGACTATGGTGCATTTGTAGAAATTGCTACCGGCGTTGAAGGTCTCATCCACGTTTCTGAAATGTCATGGTCACAACATCTCCGTTCGGCTCAGGATTTCCTGAAAGTCGGTGACGAAGTTGAAGCCATCATTCTCAGTCTCGACCGCGAAGAGCGCAAAATGTCTCTCGGCATCAAACAACTTATACCCGATCCATGGGTAGATATTAAAGATCGTTACCCGATCAATTCACGTCATAAAGCAACTGTCCGCAATTTCACCAACTTTGGTGTCTTCGTTGAACTCGAAGAAGGTGTTGACGGACTTATTCACATCAGCGACCTCTCATGGTCAAAGAAAATCAAGCACCCGGCCGAATTCACCAAAATCGGTGAAGAAATCGAAGTGGTTGTGCTCGATGTTGATGTTGAAAACCGCCGCCTGAGTCTCGGTCACAAACAGCTGGAAGAAAATCCATGGGATGTGTTCGAAACCATTTTCTCGATCGATTCCATTCATAAAGGAACCATCATTGAGAAGAATGACAAAGGTGCTGTAGTTTCTCTGCCTTATGGTGTTGAAGGATACGCTCCTAACCGTCACTTGCAGAAAGAAGATGGCAGCAAAGCTGAAATGGACGAAGTACTCGATTTCAAAGTGATAGAATTCTCAAAGGAATCACGTAAAATCGTTGTTTCACACAGCAAAATCTTCCAGGAAGTGAAAGAAGACAGAAAACGCGAAGCTCCTGAAAAAAGACAGGACGATTCTTTCTCGAAAGCAAAACCGAACGCTGATAAGGAAACCCTTGGCGATCTCGATATCTTTGCCAACCTGAAAGGAACTAAAAAAGCTCCTAAAGCTACTCCCGAAGACGGCAGCGAAGGAGAAGAATAG
- a CDS encoding ribonuclease Z translates to MSFSLTVIGSGSGAPLPGRFTSAQVLNVHERFVLIDCGEGTQINLRRFGINFNRIELILISHLHGDHYLGLPGLLNTFHLLGRKKELHIVGHHKLKELLDYNFGMAGFVPKYPIHFHDIDDMKPGENIDFDDFSVKVFPLKHRIPASGFRITEKPRQEKIKKDFIEKYSPDYDQIHAILRSEPFFDASGKEVPRDEIVMQPALPRSFAYVSDTVFDRSMIPFIQGADLLYHETTYDKSLQNSAAEKMHATSVDAATIAVEAGVKKLLIGHFSSRYRTPELLLEEARKIFPETVAAEDGLIINLSN, encoded by the coding sequence ATGTCATTTAGTCTCACCGTCATAGGGTCCGGATCCGGAGCCCCGTTGCCGGGTAGATTTACAAGCGCTCAGGTACTCAATGTGCATGAGCGTTTTGTTTTAATCGACTGCGGCGAAGGCACACAGATCAATCTGCGTCGCTTCGGAATCAATTTCAACCGTATCGAACTCATTTTGATTTCGCACCTGCATGGCGATCATTACCTCGGATTGCCCGGATTGCTCAACACCTTTCATCTGCTTGGACGTAAGAAAGAGCTTCATATTGTTGGTCATCACAAGCTGAAAGAGCTGCTCGACTACAATTTTGGTATGGCGGGCTTCGTTCCCAAGTATCCTATTCATTTTCATGATATCGATGATATGAAACCAGGGGAAAATATTGATTTCGATGATTTTTCTGTCAAAGTTTTTCCGCTCAAACACCGCATTCCAGCCTCTGGTTTCCGCATAACCGAAAAGCCGCGTCAGGAAAAGATCAAAAAGGATTTTATTGAAAAATATAGTCCCGATTACGATCAAATTCATGCAATTCTTCGGAGCGAGCCATTTTTTGATGCCAGCGGCAAAGAAGTTCCTCGCGACGAAATTGTTATGCAGCCTGCCCTGCCCCGCTCTTTTGCCTATGTTTCGGACACCGTATTCGATCGCAGCATGATTCCGTTTATTCAAGGAGCCGACTTGCTGTATCACGAAACTACCTATGATAAATCACTGCAGAATTCAGCAGCCGAAAAAATGCACGCCACCTCGGTCGATGCCGCAACCATAGCCGTCGAAGCCGGAGTGAAGAAACTGCTGATCGGGCATTTTTCGTCGCGCTATCGCACCCCGGAGTTGCTGTTGGAAGAAGCAAGGAAAATATTTCCTGAAACGGTGGCTGCTGAAGATGGGCTGATCATTAATTTGTCAAATTAA
- a CDS encoding selenocysteine lyase, translating into MKSFEEIRKNIVGDDAVLKTPYGEFPLIYADWIASGRLYKPIEERISDVIGPWVGNTHTETSATGTLMTHAYQHARDIIKKHVNAGPGDVFLPVGFGMTAAVNKLQRILGLKYCGKISHISKCLGTDERPVVLISHMEHHSNHTSWYETAADVVVVPPGKDMLVDLNNLETELQKYQGRRIIGSFSAGSNVTGIETPIHEMAALMHKYGGICFADYAATAPYCDINMHPGPEGHDLDGIFFSPHKFLGGPGSSGVLIFNGKLYSNKAPDNPGGGTVEWTNPWGEYRYIDDIEIREDGGTPGFLQTMRTALVIRLKELMGTKNIHIAEDQLLAQAFERFDKLEGIHILATEHRKRIGVISFYHEKMHYNLIVKLLNDRFGIQVRGGCACAGTYGHYLLDVSHEKSQHITDMINHGDLSLKPGWVRLSLHPTMTAQNIDYICNALQGIIVNHESWIKDYNYDSHKNDFVHKSGKSTFTNVTNWFNL; encoded by the coding sequence ATGAAATCGTTCGAAGAAATACGCAAAAACATTGTAGGCGACGACGCCGTTTTGAAAACTCCCTACGGAGAATTTCCGCTCATTTACGCCGACTGGATTGCATCCGGACGTCTGTATAAGCCAATAGAGGAGCGCATTTCCGATGTTATTGGTCCGTGGGTAGGGAATACACATACTGAAACCAGCGCCACCGGCACGTTGATGACTCACGCCTACCAACACGCACGCGATATTATCAAGAAGCACGTAAATGCTGGCCCCGGCGATGTTTTTCTTCCGGTTGGCTTTGGTATGACGGCCGCGGTGAATAAACTTCAGCGAATACTTGGGTTGAAATATTGTGGCAAAATCAGCCATATATCAAAATGCTTAGGCACCGATGAACGTCCGGTGGTGCTGATCAGCCATATGGAGCATCATTCCAATCATACCAGCTGGTACGAAACCGCTGCCGATGTAGTGGTAGTGCCGCCTGGCAAAGATATGCTTGTTGATCTGAACAATCTGGAAACTGAATTACAAAAATATCAGGGACGTCGCATCATTGGCTCATTTTCAGCCGGATCGAATGTAACCGGAATCGAAACCCCGATTCACGAAATGGCAGCGCTGATGCACAAATACGGCGGTATCTGCTTTGCCGATTACGCTGCCACCGCTCCATATTGCGACATCAACATGCATCCGGGTCCCGAAGGCCATGATCTGGACGGCATTTTCTTCAGTCCTCATAAATTTCTGGGAGGTCCGGGATCGAGCGGGGTACTGATTTTCAATGGAAAACTTTACAGCAACAAAGCCCCCGACAATCCGGGCGGTGGCACCGTAGAATGGACCAATCCATGGGGCGAATACCGGTATATCGATGATATTGAGATACGCGAAGACGGTGGTACGCCTGGATTTCTGCAAACAATGCGAACAGCTTTGGTCATTCGGCTGAAAGAATTGATGGGAACGAAAAATATTCATATTGCTGAAGATCAGTTGCTTGCACAGGCATTTGAGCGCTTCGACAAATTGGAAGGAATTCACATTCTTGCCACCGAGCACCGGAAAAGAATCGGCGTGATTTCGTTTTATCATGAAAAAATGCATTACAATCTGATCGTGAAGCTGCTGAACGACCGTTTTGGCATTCAGGTCCGGGGTGGGTGTGCCTGTGCCGGAACCTATGGGCATTATCTGCTCGATGTGAGTCATGAGAAATCGCAGCATATTACCGACATGATCAATCACGGCGACCTGTCACTCAAACCAGGGTGGGTAAGACTGTCACTTCACCCGACCATGACAGCCCAAAATATAGATTACATTTGTAACGCACTACAAGGTATAATTGTAAACCATGAATCGTGGATTAAGGACTACAACTATGATTCACACAAGAATGACTTCGTTCACAAAAGCGGCAAAAGCACGTTTACAAATGTAACAAACTGGTTTAATCTCTAG
- a CDS encoding phosphoenolpyruvate carboxykinase (ATP): MEKLLPKIKKELAEYGIESVGELYYNLSYDELYKHETDKSLEGYERGFVTNLGAVNVDTGIFTGRSPKDKYVVFEAESSDNIWWAGEGRKGSDNKPISPEIWQDLLATSQKELNSNSKLYVMDAYLGANENTRLKIRVVTEIAWGAHFVKNMFIRPSDSELENFKPDFVMLHSCKTVNPNWEKQKLNSDVYVAFNIKERMAVVGGTWYGGEIKKGFFSIMNYFLPLRGMAAMHCSANMGKNGDTAIFFGLSGTGKTTLSADPERFLIGDDEHGWDDDGVFNFEGGCYAKCINLSKKNEPDIYEAIRRDALLENVVYDEKTGEIDFADQSKTENTRVSYPIHHIRNIVTPVSRGTHPKKVIFLTADAFGVLPPVAKLTRDQAMYYFMSGFTSKLAGTERGVKEPTPTFSACFGAAFLMLHPAMYAQELAKKMDEHNATAYLVNTGWIEGPYGTGRRIDLPSTRKIIDAIIDGSIDEAPMEEMPFFGLQIPKQLGDVDPKILNPRKSWKYPAQYDNQAQMLADKFIENFQNFTDIDEGKRLVAAGPQNAMMKQYYEYYKERIGKLEKNHVKELQRLKDQIYILQNAFSEYISFNSINSTYKKRGLKRHLPVNIFIDTDDQNNIEKVHEALLDILEASGFTFYNPNKKAEKASERMGISKEPMTMKQVNDCIDDIYRMLIGNSDKNVDLGKAIMRFKFESSSAINIILKTGSLLVVKTSNADGGAEFHVAKLPISALIHLDKHPELLQDPEEIIRAMNTFSL, encoded by the coding sequence ATGGAAAAACTGTTGCCTAAAATTAAAAAAGAACTGGCTGAATATGGAATTGAATCAGTCGGCGAATTGTATTACAATCTTTCCTACGACGAATTATACAAACACGAAACCGACAAAAGTTTAGAAGGATACGAACGGGGGTTTGTAACTAATCTGGGAGCTGTGAACGTGGACACCGGCATTTTCACCGGACGTTCGCCCAAGGACAAATACGTGGTTTTCGAAGCGGAAAGCTCCGATAATATCTGGTGGGCTGGCGAAGGCCGGAAGGGAAGCGACAATAAACCCATCTCGCCGGAAATCTGGCAGGACCTTTTGGCCACCAGTCAGAAAGAGCTGAATTCAAACAGCAAGCTTTATGTAATGGATGCCTATCTGGGCGCCAATGAAAACACCCGTCTGAAAATCCGTGTTGTCACGGAAATAGCATGGGGAGCCCATTTTGTAAAGAACATGTTCATCCGTCCGTCGGACAGCGAACTTGAGAATTTCAAACCGGATTTTGTGATGCTGCATTCCTGCAAGACTGTGAATCCAAACTGGGAAAAGCAAAAGCTCAACAGCGATGTGTATGTGGCCTTTAATATCAAAGAGCGCATGGCTGTGGTTGGTGGAACCTGGTATGGTGGCGAAATCAAAAAAGGTTTCTTCAGCATCATGAATTATTTTCTGCCGCTGCGCGGAATGGCTGCCATGCATTGTTCGGCCAATATGGGCAAGAACGGCGACACCGCCATTTTCTTCGGACTGAGCGGAACGGGCAAAACAACGCTCTCGGCCGATCCCGAACGTTTCCTGATCGGAGATGACGAGCATGGCTGGGACGATGATGGCGTCTTTAATTTCGAAGGCGGCTGCTATGCAAAATGCATTAATCTTAGCAAGAAAAACGAACCCGATATTTACGAAGCCATTCGTCGCGATGCATTGCTCGAAAATGTGGTCTATGACGAAAAGACCGGTGAAATTGATTTTGCAGATCAAAGCAAAACCGAGAATACACGCGTTTCGTACCCGATTCATCATATTCGCAATATAGTTACACCTGTTTCCAGGGGCACCCATCCGAAGAAAGTTATTTTCCTTACAGCCGATGCTTTTGGAGTGCTGCCGCCGGTTGCCAAGCTTACACGCGACCAGGCCATGTATTATTTCATGAGTGGTTTCACCAGCAAGCTGGCCGGAACCGAACGAGGCGTGAAAGAACCGACACCAACATTTTCTGCATGTTTCGGCGCCGCTTTTCTGATGCTGCATCCTGCAATGTATGCGCAGGAGCTGGCAAAAAAAATGGATGAGCACAATGCCACCGCATATCTTGTAAACACAGGCTGGATCGAAGGTCCATATGGTACAGGACGTCGCATTGATTTGCCAAGTACCCGAAAAATTATCGATGCTATTATTGATGGCAGCATCGATGAAGCGCCGATGGAAGAAATGCCATTCTTCGGTTTGCAGATTCCAAAGCAGTTGGGCGATGTTGATCCAAAGATTCTGAATCCGCGCAAATCGTGGAAATATCCGGCTCAGTACGACAATCAGGCACAGATGCTGGCAGACAAATTCATTGAGAATTTCCAGAACTTTACTGACATCGACGAAGGCAAACGTCTGGTTGCTGCTGGCCCGCAGAATGCCATGATGAAACAATACTATGAGTATTACAAAGAGCGGATTGGCAAACTCGAAAAAAATCACGTGAAAGAATTGCAGCGTCTGAAAGATCAGATCTATATTCTGCAGAATGCTTTCAGCGAATACATTTCATTTAATTCCATCAATTCAACCTATAAAAAACGTGGTCTGAAGCGACATCTGCCGGTAAATATCTTCATTGATACCGATGATCAGAACAACATTGAAAAGGTACATGAAGCGTTGCTTGATATTCTCGAGGCCTCCGGATTTACGTTTTATAATCCCAACAAAAAGGCTGAGAAAGCAAGCGAGCGCATGGGGATTTCGAAGGAGCCGATGACCATGAAACAGGTGAATGATTGCATCGATGATATTTATCGGATGTTGATTGGAAACAGCGATAAAAACGTTGATCTTGGAAAAGCCATAATGCGTTTCAAATTTGAATCATCTTCTGCAATAAACATCATTCTGAAAACCGGGTCATTGCTGGTTGTAAAGACGTCCAACGCTGACGGCGGAGCAGAATTCCATGTGGCCAAATTACCAATTTCGGCACTGATTCATTTGGATAAACATCCTGAACTGCTTCAGGATCCCGAAGAAATCATCCGGGCTATGAATACTTTCAGTTTGTAA